The Sulfitobacter sp. SK011 genome contains the following window.
CTTTGCCGGGTCCAAAGACCGCGCCGCCATACGCGATCACGTGTTCGATGTTTTGCGCACCCGGAAAACAGCGGCGTACTACGGCGGGTCTGACACTGCGCGCGCCTTGATGATCGGGCTTCTGCACCACCAGCGTGCTGATATTGCGTCCCTTTTTGACGCACAAGGTCATGCGCCGAGCCCCTTGAGCGAGGCCGAAGCCAATTTTCCCGACCCACCAACCGATCCGCAAATTCTGTGGAACCTGCCGGATTGGGTGATCCCGCTTTTTCAGACCTCACTGGGTGATGGTGCTGCCGCCGCAGCCCTTGCACTGCAAAGCCGCGCGCCGATCACTTTGCGGGTCAATCTCGCAAAAATTACCCGCGCAGAGGCTCAGGAAATGCTGCGCGAACAGGGGATTGAAACAACTGACAATCCATTGGCAAATTCGGCCCTCACGGTGAATCAAGGCGCGCGTCAGATACGCAATTCTGCAGCTTATTCAGAGGGTTATGTTGAGTTGCAGGACGCCGCCAGCCAAGCGGTTGTGGCGGCGCTGCCAAGGGGCGGCAAAGTGCTTGATTATTGCACCGGCGGCGGTGGCAAGGCGCTGGCTTTGGCGATGGATACAAGCCGACAGGTTTTTGCCCATGATATCGACACGAGCCGCATGGCTGACCTGCCAACCCGGACGGCACGCGCCGCCGCTGGCGTGGTGCAGGTTGAAACTGACGATCTAAGCACGCATGCCCCCTATGACGTGGTGCTCTGTGATGCGCCCTGTTCAGGGTCGGGCGCATGGCGCCGCGCAGCCGAAGGGAAATGGATCCTGACTCCGGATCGGTTGCAGTCTCTTACCCAAATACAGGATGGCATCCTGGACAAGGCGGCCGCTTTGACAGCCCCGAACGGCGTTCTGGCCTATGCCACCTGTTCAGTCTTCAAGTCCGAGAACGAAGACCGCGTTGATGCCTTTCTTGCCCGGAACCCGGGATGGCAGACGGTGTTTTCACACCGCTATGCGGTTGATGATCACGGCGACGGCTTTTTCACAGCACACTTGACCCGAGCGTAACGCTGCGCATACTCAACCAAAGCGTGTAAAGTTTGCCTTGGTTAAAGGCTGATTAACCCTTAGTGCGCGTAACTGTTGGTAAGATTCGCGTAGATCGGGGACGGCTTTGCATAAAGAAACCAGCCAGGAAAATGAGCCGCCGCACGTCGTGCCGAAGACTTATGGTCGGGTCAGGATTCTATTCTTGCTAGCCTTTGTCCTTGGAATATTTGCGATTGTTGCTCCTTTCAGAACGGCCACCTTGGGTCTGACTGCAAGCGCTGCGGCCTTGTTCACAGCAGCGGTGGTCACGCAATTCTTGTCTGGCCTCCGAGACCGCAAGCAAAGCAATGTGTTTGATGTGGTTGCGGATTTCATCGAGAAAGACACCGCACCCGGCATTGTGGCAACCGGTGACGGGCGGGTCATTTCGCAAAATGCTGCTGCAAAAGCCCAGTTCAAGGCGGCCAACAGCCAGACACTTGCCAAGGTTCTGGACACCCAGTTTGCCAATCCCGGTGGCATCTTGTTCCGCCTTCAAGCGCGCGCAGCGGCGAATGGTGCCGCCCGCGAAGACATCCTCACCCGCAGCGGTCACATACGGTTGTCCGTCCATGAAATGGGGCCTGACGGCTATGTCTGGCGAATCGAGCAGATTGCCGAACGTCAGGCACCGCGCAATGCGGGTGACGGTGTGCAATTGCCGATGCTGATGGCGGGGCGCGGGGATGTGATCTTGTTCATGAATGATGCGGCGCGCCTGCTGATGGGCGCGCGGGTCAAATCCCTCGACCGGGTCTTTACCGCGCTGCCTGTTGTGCCCGGTACCCCGATCGAAATTACCACTGCCGAGGGCCCCAAAATGGCGCTTGTTGCTGAGGTTCCGGCGGGGGCCGGGCGCAGGGCGCTTTATCTGCTACCCGCCCCCGATGGTCAGGACGTCGGCAAAGGCTGGCAGGTTTTTCAGGAATTGCCGGTCCCGATGATCAAGGTGGCCCCCGATGGGGCGGTTTTGTCGTTCAATCGGATGGCTGCCAAGCTGATCGGTGTATCGCTGAGCACCGATGTCCATCTGTCGCAGTTGATGGAGGGGCTGGGGAGGTCCATATCAGATTGGCTGAGCGACACATTGGCAGGCAGGTCCGTTCAGAAGTCCGAATTTTTGCGCCTGTCACGCACCGATCGCGAAGTTTTTGTGCAAGTCACGCTGAACCGCATTACTGAGGAGGGCAAACAGGCCCTGATCGCCGTCCTGCATGACGCGACCGAATTGAAATCCCTTGAAGCGCAATTTGTGCAAAGCCAGAAAATGCAGGCCATTGGCCAGTTGGCCGGGGGCGTTGCGCATGATTTTAATAACCTTCTGACGGCAATTTCGGGCCATTGCGATCTTTTGTTGTTACGACACGATCAGGGCGATCCGGACTATGGCGATCTTGTCCAGATCAACCAGAATGCCAACCGCGCGGCCGCGCTGGTCGGTCAGTTGCTGGCGTTTTCGCGCAAACAGACATTGCGGCCGGAAACGCTTGATATGCGCGACACGCTTGCGGATCTCACCCATCTGCTTAACCGGCTCGTCGGCGAAAAAGTGACCCTGACGCTCAGCCATGATCCGGTGCTCAAACCGATCCGCGCCGACAAACGGCAGTTGGAACAGGTCTTGATGAACCTCGTCGTCAATGCGCGCGATGCGATGCCTGCGGGTGGCGAGATCAGGATCATCACCGAATGCACCAAGCTGTCAGAACCATTGGTGCGCGACCGGGTAACCGTCCCTGCGGGGCAATATGTAACCGTTCAGGTCAACGATGATGGTGTCGGTATCCCGCCTGATAAACTGCAAAAAGTGTTTGAGCCGTTTTTCACGACCAAACGCACGGGCGAGGGCACAGGTCTGGGCCTTTCGACCGCATATGGGATCGTGAAACAGACTGGCGGCTTCATTTTCGCGGATTCCACACTGGGGATTGGGACGTCTTTTACGCTGTATTTCCAGGTGCTTGATGTGCAGCCACCCGAGGTGAAACCGGTGATCGCAAAAGCACCGCGCAGCGCCCCGAAACATGCTGATGGCGTCATACTGCTTGTCGAAGACGAGGCCCCGGTGCGCGCCTTTGCCAGCCGCGCTTTGCGCCTGCGCGGCTACACTGTTCTGGAGGCTGACTCAGCCGAGGCGGCCTTGAAAACCCTAGAAGATGAAAGCCTGAACATCGACGTCTTTGTCACGGATGTGGTTATGCCCGGCATGGACGGCCCCAGCTGGGTCCGCGAGGCGCTCAAAGACCGGCCTGATGTCAGAGTGGTGTTTGTATCGGGCTATGCCGAGGATAGTTTTGGCGAGGAACAGACCAAAATCCCAAATTCAGTGTTCCTGCCCAAACCGTTTTCCCTAAATGATCTTACCGACACGGTTCATCAACAGCTTCACTAAGGTCCTGACCCTGGACTTCAACCGATGCTGTCATAAAGCGCAAATTCATCCGCAAACTTGCGTTTGAACCGCATTTCAACATCCGCTGACAAGTTCAGGTCCATCTGCGGCGAGACATTTTCCTGGGTGAGGGACAATTCAACGTGCAGCCGCTCTTTCAGGAACGCCTGCAAGCGCGGCTGATCTTCATATCGAAAATAATGGGTAATCCCGGTGCCGTTGGGCTGGCTTTTCATAAAGTTAAGCTGGCTGCCAACATCTGCAAATCCCGGTTTGTCACCCTTCATATAGGCCAGCACAAATTCATCGAAACTGATCCCGAAGGTGTTGTTTGGTTTGTCTTTCATGAAGGGTCGCTGCCGATAGCGATACCAGCTGCCCAACCATGACACCGGTTCGCGCATTACCGCCATAAGCTCAAGCTCTGCATCGCACACTTTGAGAAACATCGGACGAATGAATCGATTATAGCGATAGACCGGCGCGTGTTTCAGCATTGGTGGTTCAGAGATCACCATATCGGCACGCGGGGCCAATGCCATCTCATAGGCAGTCGTCCCGGTTTTTGGCATCGACAAAAAGGCCAGACGTTCCTTAAAAAAAACCAGCACTTAGCGACCACTCCTGCGTCAAACGACATCACGTGAGTTTGTAAACTACTTCTTAACCTTGATGGGAAAAAGATAGGCAATGAAATAATTTGGTTGAAATGTTCTCCTTTTGATCTCATAAGGAACATTAGAAGAACAAAAATCGAGCGGCCCATCGGCGATTGTAGCGGGAGGTCCACTGTGACACTAAGGGAATAGGCAACATGGCAACGGCAGATCTTTTGACAATGGACAGCAAGAAAAACGCGGAAAAGCAAAAGGCGCTCGACAGCGCACTGGCACAGATTGAACGTCAGTTCGGCAAAGGCTCCATCATGAAGCTGGGGGCTGAGGGTGCTATTCAGGACATCACCGCAAGCTCAACCGGATCGCTGGGCCTTGACATCGCGCTTGGCATTGGCGGTCTGCCGATGGGGCGGATCATCGAGATTTACGGCCCTGAATCATCAGGTAAAACCACGCTGACGCTGCATTGCATCGCAGAACAGCAAAAGGCCGGTGGCGTCTGTGCATTTGTGGACGCGGAACATGCGCTTGACCCGCAATATGCAAAGAAACTTGGCATCGACATTGACGAGTTGCTGATTTCGCAACCCGACACCGGCGAACAGGCGCTCGAAATCACCGACACGCTGGTGCGGTCTGGTGCCGTCAACATGGTTGTGGTCGATTCCGTGGCCGCCCTGACACCCAAGTCAGAGTTGGAAGGCGACATGGGCGACAGCAGCGTCGGTGTTCAGGCCCGCCTGATGAGCCAGGCCATGCGCAAGCTGACCGGTTCGATCAGCCGGTCCAACTGCATGGTGATCTTCATTAACCAGATCCGTATGAAAATCGGCGTTATGTTCGGCTCGCCTGAGACGACAAGTGGCGGCAACGCGTTGAAATTCTATTCCTCTGTCCGGCTTGATATTCGCCGGATTGGTGCGCTCAAGGACCGCGACGAGGTGGTCGGCAACGCAACCCGCGTCAAGGTTGTGAAAAACAAGGTCGCAGCCCCCTTCAAGCAGGTCGAGTTTGACATCATGTACGGCGAAGGCATCTCAAAGATGGGCGAATTGCTTGATCTGGGTGTCAAAGTGGGTGTGGTCGACAAATCGGGTTCATGGTTCAGCTATGGCGACGAACGCATCGGGCAGGGCCGTGAAAACGCCAAACAGTTCCTGAAGGACAACGAGGCGATGGCGATGGAGATCGAAGACAAGATCCGTGCCGCGCATGGCCTTGATTTCAACGGCTCCGAGAAAGAAGATATCGATATTCTTGAGGCATAAAGCCACTTTGACCGGGTTCAAATTCACTCCGGTGCCAATTTTGATCAGTACCATTAAAGGGCGTCCCACAACGGGGCGCCTTTTTCGTGCGGTCAGGCTGTGGACAGCGCGGGGTGCCAAGGGTATTTGAATGCCGATACTTGCCCCGGAAGGCCCAGACATGAAGACCCTTAACGACATCCGATCCACCTTTTTGACCTACTTCGAAAAGCAGGGCCATTCCGTCCAGCCCTCTGGCCCCCTTGTGCCGCGCAATGACCCGACCCTGATGTTTGCCAATTCGGGGATGGTGCAGTTTAAAAACCTGTTCACCGGGCTTGAAACCCGAGACTACAATCGCGCCACGACCGCCCAGAAATGCGTCCGTGCAGGGGGCAAGCACAACGATCTGGACAATGTCGGATACACAGCGCGCCATCACACGTTTTTTGAGATGCTGGGCAACTTCAGCTTTGGCGACTATTTCAAAGCTGACGCGATTGCCTTTGCCTGGGAACTGCTGATCAAAGACTTCGGGATCGACCCCACGCGGCTGCTGGTGACGGTGTACCACACGGATGATGAAGCTGCCGATATCTGGAAAAAGGTCGCAAACCTGCCCGATGAACGGATCATCCGCATTGCCACGGATGACAATTTCTGGCGGATGGGCCCGACCGGGCCCTGCGGACCATGCACTGAAATTTTCTATGATCATGGCGATCATATTCCCGGTGGCCCTCCGGGCAGCCCGGACGAGGACGGGGACCGGTTCATCGAGATCTGGAACATCGTTTTCATGCAGAATGAACAATTCGCCGACGGCACGATGCGCCCACTCGACATGCAGTCCATCGACACCGGGATGGGGCTGGAACGGATTGGTGCGCTGCTGCAGGGCAAGCATGACAACTACGACACGGATCTGTTCCGCAGCCTGATTGAGGCAAGCGGCCATGCATTGGGCGTTGATCCGTTTGGGACCGGCAATGTGCATCACCGGGTGATCGCGGATCATCTGCGCTCCACCTCGTTTCTGATTGCCGATGGGGTGATGCCTGCAAATGACGGGCGGGGATATGTGCTGCGCCGTATCATGCGCCGCGCCATGCGGCACGCGCATTTGTTAGGGGCCAAAGATCCGCTGATGTACAAATTGGTGCCCGCACTCGTGCAACAGATGGGGTCCGCCTATCCGGAGCTTGGCAGGGCACAGGCCTTGATCACCGAGACGCTTGAGCTGGAGGAAACGCGGTTCAAGACGACGCTGGAACGGGGCCTGAAGCTGCTTGAAGACGAGGTCAGCGCCCTGCCTGACGGCGCGGTTCTGCCTGGCGATGCCGCCTTCAAGCTATATGACACATTCGGTTTCCCGCTGGACCTGACGCAGGACGCATTGCGCGAACAGGGGCGCGGCGTGGACACGGCAGGGTTTGACACGGCCATGGCCGCCCAAAAGGCCAAGGCCCGCGCGGCATGGTCCGGATCGGGTGAAGCGGCCGATGCGACCGTGTGGTTTGATGTCGCCGACAGACACGGCACCACCGATTTTCTGGGGTATGACACCGAGACGGCGGAAGGTCAGATTGCGGCGATCATCCTGGATGGGGCCATCGCCGGCAAAGCGTCAAAAGGCGACAGCGTGCAGATTGCCCTGAACCAGTCGCCGTTCTATGCCGAATCCGGCGGGCAGGTGGGTGATACTGGCGTGATCAAGACCGAAACCGGGACGGTCAACGTAACAGATACGCGCAAGACCGCAGGCGTCTTTGCCCATATCGGTCAGGTGATTGAAGGCGAGGTTGAGCCCGGTCAGGATGCCGTTCTGACCGTTGATCACGCGCGGCGCACCGCCATCCGTGCCAACCACTCGGCGACGCATCTGCTGCACGAGGCCCTGCGCGGTGTATTGGGTGAGCATGTGGCGCAGCGCGGATCCCTGAACGCCGCAGACCGTTTGCGTTTTGATTTCAGCCATACAAAGGCGATGCTTCCGGATGAATTGACCAAGGTTGAGCGCGAAGTGAACGCGTATATCCGTCAGAACGCGCCGGTTGAAACCCGCATCATGACCCCGGACGATGCCCGCGCGCTGGGGGCGCAGGCGCTCTTTGGTGAAAAATACGGTGATGAAGTGCGCGTGGTGTCGATGGGTCAGCAGGCCGGGTCAGGCAAGGGGGCAGACAAGACCACCTATTCACTGGAATTGTGCGGCGGAACCCATGTGCGCCAGACCGGCGATATCGGGGCATTTGTCCTGCTCGGTGACAGTGCCATCAGCAATGGTGTGCGCCGGATCGAAGCGCTGACCGGTGCCGACGCAATGATGTGGCTGCGCGATCAGCAGGCAGCATTGCAGCGCGTTTCCGAGGCGCTCAAGACCTCTGTAACGGACGTGCCCGATCGGGTGCGCGCCTTGATTGAGGAACGCAAATCGCTCAGCAACGAAGTCGCGCAACTGCGCCGCGAACTGGCAATGTCGGGTGGCGGTGCCGCACCGGTTGAGGCGCGCGACATCGGTGGGGTCAAATTCATCGCTCAGGTCCTGACAGGCGTGACGGGCAAGGATTTGCCGGCGCTGGTGGATGAACATAAGGCGAAACTGGGGTCAGGCGTGGTGCTGTTGATTGCGGATGCGGGCGGCAAAGCTGCCGTGGCATCCGGTGTCACAGACGATCTGACGGGCCGCATTTCCGCTGTTGATGTTCTCAAGGCGGCGGTGGCCGAACTGGGCGGCAAGGGCGGTGGTGGCCGACCTGACATGGCGCAAGGCGGTGGTCAAAGCGCTGAAAACGCACAAGCGGCAATTGCCGCTGCTGAAACCATTCTGAAAGGATAGACCAATGGGCGCACTCTGGATTGCACATGTGACCGTCACCGACGAAGAAGCTTACAAGAAATACGCCGCCGGGGCGACCGTTGCGATTGCCGATCACGGCGGCGAATTTATTGCACGTGGCGGGCGGTTTGTTCAGCTTGAAGGCAAGCCGCGTCCACGTAATGTGGTGGCACGGTTTCCCGATGTCGAAACAGCCGAGAAATGTTATCATTCAGATGCTTATCAGGCGGCTTTAAGCCATGCCCGTGGCGCTTCGGAACGTGAATTGATGATCATCGAGACCAGCGAGTAAGCATTTTCCCCAGTCTTCTGGAAACCCAGCCCTTGGGGCTATTGAGGGGGCAAAAGCCCCCTCAACCCAAAATACATCAGCTCGCTTTGGACATCCGCTTGCGCTCATGCGGATCCAGATAGCGCTTGCGCAACCGGATTGCATTGGGCGTGACTTCGACCAGTTCATCATCGTCGACATAGGCAATTGCCTGTTCCAGCGACAAAGTGACGGGTGTGGTCAAACGGACGGCTTCATCAGTCCCAGAGGCTCGCACGTTGGTCAGTTGCTTGCCCTTCAGCGGGTTCACTTCCAGATCATTCTCACGGCTGTGTTCGCCAATGATCATGCCCTGATAGACATCCGTCTGCGCACCGATGAAGAATTTGCCACGATCTTCGAGCTTCCAAAGCGCATAAGAAACCGCTGTGCCATTTTCCATTGAGATCAGGACCCCGGCACGGCGGCCCGGAATCGGCCCCTTGTGCGGTGCCCAGGTGTGAAAGACCCGGTTCAGAACGCCCGTGCCACGGGTGTCGGTCAGGAATTCACCGTGATAGCCGATCAACCCACGCGAGGGCACATGGGCGACGATGCGGGTCTTGCCAGCACCGGCTGGCTTCATTTCGACCAGCTCGCCTTTGCGGGGGCCGGTGATCTTTTCGATCACGGCACCTGAGTATTCGTCATCCACGTCAATTGTGGCTTCTTCGATGGGCTCATGACGCACGCCGTCAATATCACGGAACAACACCTGCGGGCGCGAGATCGACAGCTCAAACCCTTCGCGGCGCATGTTTTCGATCAACACGCCCATCTGCAATTCGCCGCGGCCTGCAACTTCGAACGCTTCGCCGCCAGGGGTGTCGCTGATCTTGATCGCGACGTTTGATTCCGCCTCTTTCATCAGCCGCTCACGGATGACGCGCGATTGAACTTTCTTGCCGTCACGGCCTGCCAATGGGCTGTCGTTTATGCCAAAGGTCACGGTGATGGTTGGCGGGTCAATCGGTTGCGCGGGCAGGGCGTCTGTCACCGATTGCGCAACGATACTGTCGGCAACCGTGGCTTTGGACATGCCCGCGATCGACACGATATCGCCCGCTTCGGCCACATCAATGGCCTGCTGGCTGAGGCCGCGAAACGCCATGATCTTGGTCACGCGGAAGTTTTCGATCAATTCGCCGTCGCGCGACAGGGCTTTGACCTGCTCACCCGCCTTGAGGCGGCCCGTTTCTACGCGTCCCGTCAGCATCCGACCGATAAACGGATCGGCCCCCAACGTAGTGGCCAGCATGGTGAACGGCTTATCAATATCGACCAGCTGCTTTGGCGCTTTGACATGCTCGACAATCAAATCGAACAACGCAGACAGATCCTTGCGCGGCCCGTCCAGCTCCATATCGGCCCAGCCATTGCGGCCAGAGGCATACATGGACGGGAAATCAAGCTGATCATCATCCGCACCCAGGTTGGCAAAAAGGTCGAAACATTCATCCAGCGCGCGGTCCGGTTCTGCGTCTGCCTTGTCGACCTTGTTCAGCACCACAATCGGGCGCAAGCCCAATGCAAGCGCCTTGGAGGTCACAAATTTCGTCTGTGGCATCGGTCCTTCAGCAGCATCCACCAGCAGCACAACACCATCGACCATCGACAGGATGCGTTCCACTTCGCCACCGAAATCGGCGTGGCCGGGGGTATCCACGATGTTGATGCGCACACCTTTCCATTCCACCGAGGTGGGTTTGGCAAAGATGGTAATGCCGCGTTCACGCTCAAGGTCATTACTGTCCATGGCGCGCTCGGTGGTCGCCTGATTATCCCGGTACGTACCGGATTGTTTCAGCAGTTCGTCGACCAGCGTCGTCTTGCCGTGGTCAACGTGTGCGATGATTGCGATGTTGCGCATGTCCATGGGATCGGCCTTTTAAAGGGAGTTGCCGCGCCCATACCGTGCGGGTGCAGCAAAGGCCAGTAAAAAAACTTATTCCGCCGCGTCCGCGTTCGCATCCTTGCTGTCTGTGCCGCCTCGGGTCAGCGGCAGCGGTTCTTTGAAGGTCAGCGTGCGATAGGGGAAGGGGATTTCGATGCCCGCCTCGTCCAGCGCGCTTTTGACGGCGGCCACCACCTTGTCCCGGCTCGACCTGATGTCGATGGGCCGCGATCCGGTCCACCATGTAACCTCAAAATTGATCGCGCTGTCGGCAAATTCCTGTGCAAAAATCTCGACATCGCGCACATCGTCGCGCACCGCATCAACGCTGCGCACGGCGTCTGCGATGACCTCGCGGGCGGCATCGACATCTTCACTATAAGCGACGCCACAAATGATCGTTGTCCGGCGCACGTCACGGGCGGTGCGGATTGTGACGGGGTTCTTGAAAAACATTGCATTGGGCGCGACCACCAATTGGCCATCGGTCTGACGCACATGGGTGTCGCGGATGGTGATCTCTTCGACCTGGCCTTCGATGTCCTCACAGTCAATATAATCGTCGATCGAAAAAGGTTCGCGCAGCAACAGCAGCACACCCGCGAGAAAATTCTCGAATACGTCCTTGAACGCAAAACCGATGGCAACGCCACCAACACCAAGTGCGGTCAGCGCCTTGCCCGGCGTGATGGTGGGAAAGGCGATGGTGACTGCAATCAACACGCCAAACAGCCAGATGCCGACCGTGATCAGCATCATGATCACATCTACAAGCGCACGCCGCATGCGCGCACGTTTGAGCGACCGGGGCAAAATCCATTTCAGAACCTTGATCAAAGCCCAGATGAAGATGAGAAACAGAAACGCGAGGATCAATTGAGGCAGCAGCGCCCAAAACCCTGTGGCGTATCCTTCAAGTTGATTGCGAAGCGGGTCGGGCAGGGACGCCCAAAGTGATCCAAATACCTCTGACATGGAAAGGCAACGCGCCACGCACGGCGCGGTTCCCCCTCAATGCGGTGTGGCGTCAGAAAACAGATGGATCACCGCAATACCGCAAATGATCAGCGCCAGACCCAGCACAGCGGGCAGATCAAGGCGTTGTCCAAAAACCGCAAATCCGATGATGGCAATCAGAATAATCCCCAAGCCGGACCAAAGCGCATAAACGACCCCCACAGGCATCACCTTGAGCGTCATCGACAGCAGATAGAAAGACACCGCATAGGCCAGAACAACCAGAATTGACGGCCAAAGACGGGTAAACTGCTGTGAGGCCTGCAGCGCGGTCGTGCCAATGGTTTCTGCCAGAACAGCGAGCGCAAGGATCAGATAAGCGGGCATGTGGAATCCCTCATAATGGCAATTGCGTGGTTTCTTTGATCTCTTCCATGACAAAGCTGGCCGAGACATCTGACAACGGCACCTTGCGGATCAGTGA
Protein-coding sequences here:
- a CDS encoding SMR family transporter gives rise to the protein MPAYLILALAVLAETIGTTALQASQQFTRLWPSILVVLAYAVSFYLLSMTLKVMPVGVVYALWSGLGIILIAIIGFAVFGQRLDLPAVLGLALIICGIAVIHLFSDATPH